A single region of the Lotus japonicus ecotype B-129 chromosome 4, LjGifu_v1.2 genome encodes:
- the LOC130712486 gene encoding uncharacterized protein LOC130712486 produces the protein MGKSRKSRASATTSSKQTTTDQETQRFEEAQKILDTPNVVTCVKKAGDLVVLCGPIYTKLVIEFWKNAVCNDYYVVSHVLDRKIVISEESIAKLLGMEFQQGKRIKNVDANIAGMKTKVNKEIYDNWSQTKTKYGIKDLKPLMKIWQKIFIYYIHPRTGGTDYLNATQKVIMYYISTSEPICLPFLLFNYLKECIEKSRTTASENKRSISYIPYGRLLSDIFVQNKLVKTLSDLGLHEDLTMSIGDALNGTKLKRMQIIEKVQVEPSEDTSEEVRQRNYPVDDFPLWSRKDNPASILEYVRMLRRNGDKITLEEFVKTLPESPPEMPTRRSKKTTSKPSDPKGKGILIEEPKRKKAASKSVVIRESVPEPSPKRTPEESYEESQSDVSESSEKSLEESSKKEDDDVHILEPPFNVEPLQQVASNFEDQLQVAPESSYVSLSNYSAVNSRDLSFTSPEKTATSRPRQVTISEAEHMDESDHSEAEVATHAPATEVPTSAPAPEVTTLAARIDRIQDDQQRLFQMVEQPGLVQIEQSRQIQESSRRMEDMMKFLIEHFPSSSKP, from the exons atgggcaaatcgaggaaatcAAGAGCAAGTGCTACTACTTCTTCCAAACAAACCACCACAGACCAAGAAACTCAGagatttgaagaagctcagAAGATTCTGGACACACCCAATGTGGTCACTTGTGTCAAGAAAGCTGGAGATTTGGTTGT GCTCTGTGGACCGATTTACACCAAGCTGGTAATAGAATTCTGGAAAAAtgcagtttgcaacgactactatgTCGTCTCCCATGTGCTGGATAGGAAGATTGTAATTTCAGAAGAATCCATTGCCAAGCTactgggtatggagttccaaCAGGGAAAAAGGATTAAGAATGTTGATGCTAATATTGCTGGGATGAAGACTAAAGTGAATAAGGAAATTTATGACAATTGGTCGCAAACAAAGACCAAGTATGGAATAAAGGATCTGAAGCCCTTAATGAAAATCTGGCAGAAGATCTTCATCTACTACATTCACcctagaactggaggaactgattacctgaatgcaactcagaaggtaattaTGTACTATATCTCTACGAGTGAACCTATATGTCTGCCATTTCTGTTATTcaactatctgaaggaatgcatTGAGAAGTCAAGGACAACAGcttctgagaacaagaggtcCATCTCTTACATTCCTTATGGAAGGTTGCTATCTGACATCTTTGTTCAGAACAAACTTGTCAAGACACTATCAGACCTTGGACTTCATGAAGATCTGACCATGTCAATtggcgatgctctcaatggAACCAAGCTGAAAAGGATGCAAATCATTGAGAAAGTCCAAGTTGAGCCCTCAGAAGATACATCTGAAGAGGTTCGTCAGAGGAACTATCCTGTTGATGACTTTCCTCTCTGGTCCAGGAAGGATAACCCTGcaagcattctggaatatgtaagAATGCTCAGAAGAAATGGAGATAAAATCACTCTTGAAGAGTTTGTCAAAACTCTTCCTGAGAGTCCTCCTGAGATGCCAACAAGGAGATCAAAGAAAACAACCAGCAAGCCATCAGATcccaagggcaaagggattctgatagaggaacctaAAAGGAAGAAAGCTGCATCCAAGTCAGTAGTCAtcagggaatcagttccagaaCCCTCTCCTAAAAGAACTCCAGAAGAGTCATATGAGGAATCTCAATCTGATGTCTCTGAAAGCTCTGAGAAATCCTTGGAAGAatcctcaa aaaaagaggatgatgatgttcataTCCTTGAACCGCCCTTCAATGTGGAGCCTCTTCAACAAGtagcttccaattttgaagacCAGCTTCAAGTTGCTCCTGAGTCTTCCTATGTGTCTTTGTCCAACTACTCTGCAGTCAACTCACGAGATCTGAGTTTtacttcacctgagaagactgctacCTCAAGGCCACGACAAGTAacgatctctgaagctgagcacatggatgaatcagatcactcag AGGCTGAAGTTGCTACTCATGCTCCAGCTACAGAAGTTCCTACTTctgctccagctccagaagttacTACTCTTGCTGCCAGAATTGACCGtattcaagatgatcagcagagactgtttcagatggttgagcaaccaGGACTAGTTCAGATTGAACAGAGCAGGCAGATTCAGGAATCCTCCCGCAGAATGGAAGATATGATGAAATTTTTGATCGAGCATTTTCCCTCTTCTTCCAAGCCTTGA